TGCTGGTGGTTTTGAAAGAGGAATCAACCGTGAGACTGAGCCAGTTATGTTCATGGATGACATTGACTAGGTTGAAAAATTTATTTGATCACTGACAATCAAATGCTTTACTAGCCCTTGTTGAACAACAGGGGCTTTTTTGTCTGGTCTGGGATGTGGCACAATCAAATTAACTGCACAAGCAATAAATAGTTATAGCAACCGCCAAGGAGGTTAAGACATAAACGGATCATCAAACTTAGACACCAAAAGGGTTATAACCCACTCCCCACTCCCTACTCCCTACTCCCCAGCTATATGAGCGATTCAAATTTTACAGAAGCTTTGGGCTGGACATCAGAAGCTCAAGAAAAATTGCAGAATATTCCCTTTTTTGCTCGTTCCCAAGCTAAAGCCCGAATTGAACAGTTAGCACGTCAAGCCGAGAAAAAGGTGGTGACAGCCGATTTGGTTGAACAGGCTAGGCTGGAATTTGGACAGTAGCAATGCTCGATGTTCACTGAGAAACTTGTGGTTTGAGAACGCTGGGAATTGCCTCTATGACTCTGTGAGCAATTTCTTCAGGTGTTTCTGCTTCTCTGACAGTGATTTTGAGGTCAGCTTGAGAGTAAAGTGGTGTGCGTTGTTCGAGAAGCGATCGCAATTTACCTTTGGGATCAGCATCTTGTAATAATGGTCTTGTGGTATCCTCTGCCAAACGGGTGTAGAGTAATTCCACTGGCACGTCTAGCCACACAACTAAACCGTGGTGTAAGTAACTCCAGTTTTCTGGCCGTAACACGATGCCTCCACCTGTTGCTACAGTCAACCGCGTATAAGCACACACTTGTGCCAATACATCGCTTTCTAACTGGCGAAATGCTGTTTCACCTTCTTCAGCAAAAAGCTGATTGATGGATCTTCCTGCTGATTGGGTAATTACATCATCGGTATCTAAAAACCTATAACCCAGATGATTAGCGAGTAATTGTCCTACCGTAGTTTTACCAGCGCCCATCATGCCAATTAAATACAGGTTGACTCCTTGCAATAAGCTGCTCACCAGTCGTTTCGCTCCAGTTAGGGTTAATTTCACTATTATCCTAACTTCTAAAATGACTTTGATTTAATTTAGTTGCAGCCATGA
This Nodularia sp. LEGE 06071 DNA region includes the following protein-coding sequences:
- a CDS encoding PCP reductase family protein; the protein is MSDSNFTEALGWTSEAQEKLQNIPFFARSQAKARIEQLARQAEKKVVTADLVEQARLEFGQ
- a CDS encoding shikimate kinase; translation: MSSLLQGVNLYLIGMMGAGKTTVGQLLANHLGYRFLDTDDVITQSAGRSINQLFAEEGETAFRQLESDVLAQVCAYTRLTVATGGGIVLRPENWSYLHHGLVVWLDVPVELLYTRLAEDTTRPLLQDADPKGKLRSLLEQRTPLYSQADLKITVREAETPEEIAHRVIEAIPSVLKPQVSQ